Proteins found in one Blastocatellia bacterium genomic segment:
- the trmFO gene encoding methylenetetrahydrofolate--tRNA-(uracil(54)-C(5))-methyltransferase (FADH(2)-oxidizing) TrmFO, giving the protein MSEQSITVIGGGLAGSEAAWQAASRGLRVRLYEMRPVRPTPAHRTGNLGEIVCSNSLKSDEPGTAPFMLKEELRRGGSLLLRIAHETSVPAGAALAVDRERFSEAVTRALSQHPNIELVREEAQAIPSDGVVVIATGPLTSPALSEALARLTGSTHLYFYDAIAPVVDAETINTEVAFRAARYDKGGADYLNCPMSEEDYSRFYEALIAAESVPLHEFEQTMYFEGCLPIEEIARRGRDTLRFGPMKPVGLRDPRTGQMPYAAVQLRQENLLADSYNLVGFQNHLKFGDQKRVLRLIPGLEQAEFIRFGQIHRNTFICAPAVLGETLQMRAEPRVLFAGQISGVEGYIEAMATGFMAGVHAARIARGEQPEAPPRHTAMGSLVNYIANAETKNFQPMNITFALLPPLEPELRRRTKRKVDRHRLQVEIGLKDFDDWRARYLAAVTQYAQG; this is encoded by the coding sequence ATGAGTGAGCAATCCATTACGGTGATCGGCGGCGGCCTTGCCGGCAGCGAAGCCGCATGGCAGGCGGCCTCGCGCGGCCTGCGCGTCCGGCTTTACGAAATGCGCCCGGTGCGGCCCACGCCGGCGCATCGCACCGGCAACCTCGGCGAAATCGTCTGCTCCAACTCACTGAAGTCGGACGAGCCGGGCACCGCGCCTTTCATGCTCAAAGAAGAGTTGCGGCGCGGCGGCTCGCTGCTCTTGCGCATCGCGCACGAAACGTCGGTGCCGGCGGGCGCGGCGCTCGCCGTTGACCGCGAACGTTTTAGCGAAGCCGTCACCCGCGCGCTCAGCCAGCACCCGAACATCGAGCTTGTCCGTGAAGAAGCGCAAGCGATCCCGTCCGATGGCGTCGTGGTCATCGCCACCGGGCCGCTCACCTCGCCGGCGCTTTCCGAAGCGTTGGCCCGCTTGACCGGCTCGACGCATCTCTACTTTTATGACGCCATCGCGCCGGTCGTTGACGCCGAGACGATCAACACCGAGGTCGCTTTCCGCGCGGCGCGTTACGACAAAGGCGGCGCTGATTATCTGAACTGCCCGATGAGTGAAGAAGATTACAGTCGCTTCTACGAGGCGCTGATCGCGGCGGAGTCTGTGCCGCTGCATGAGTTCGAGCAGACCATGTACTTCGAGGGCTGTCTGCCGATTGAAGAGATTGCCCGGCGCGGGCGCGACACCCTGCGCTTTGGGCCGATGAAGCCTGTCGGCCTGCGCGACCCGCGCACAGGCCAGATGCCTTATGCCGCTGTGCAGTTGCGGCAGGAAAATCTGTTGGCCGATAGCTACAACCTCGTCGGCTTTCAAAACCATCTCAAGTTCGGCGATCAGAAGCGCGTCTTGAGATTGATTCCGGGGCTGGAGCAAGCCGAATTCATTCGCTTTGGCCAGATTCACCGCAATACTTTCATCTGCGCCCCGGCAGTGCTGGGCGAGACACTGCAAATGCGCGCCGAGCCGCGCGTTCTGTTTGCGGGGCAGATATCGGGTGTCGAAGGCTACATCGAAGCGATGGCGACGGGCTTTATGGCCGGCGTTCATGCTGCCCGCATCGCTCGCGGCGAGCAACCGGAAGCGCCGCCGCGCCATACGGCAATGGGCAGCCTGGTCAACTATATCGCCAATGCCGAGACAAAAAATTTTCAGCCCATGAACATCACCTTCGCGCTGCTGCCGCCGTTAGAGCCGGAGCTGCGAAGGCGGACGAAACGCAAAGTTGATCGGCATCGTTTACAGGTAGAGATTGGCTTGAAAGATTTTGATGACTGGCGCGCACGTTATCTGGCCGCCGTCACGCAATACGCACAAGGATGA
- the hemF gene encoding oxygen-dependent coproporphyrinogen oxidase, translating into MSDGRPMRERASDFFVALQDDLCAALEQLDGAGHFREDQWQREGGGGGRTRVMEGGALFEKAGVNFSAVHGHFENAYAERMPVGEGTQFYAAGVSLVLHPLSPMVPTVHANFRYLQRGTGGWFGGGADLTPYYPYREDAVHFHRTLKQACDAADPAFYPKFKKWCDEYFFIKHRNEARGVGGLFFDYLTGAGEGPLLGPEDPAPRERHDIEFIFNFVQGVGRAFLPAYVPIAERRRNESYTEREREFQLIRRGRYVEFNLVYDRGTHFGLETRGRAESILMSLPPLVRWVYDYQPEPGSREADAWDYFRARDWLEEE; encoded by the coding sequence ATGAGCGACGGCAGGCCAATGCGGGAGCGGGCGAGCGATTTTTTCGTCGCCTTGCAGGATGATCTCTGCGCGGCACTCGAACAACTGGACGGCGCGGGCCATTTCCGCGAAGACCAGTGGCAGCGCGAAGGCGGCGGCGGCGGTCGCACTCGCGTCATGGAAGGCGGCGCGCTGTTTGAAAAAGCCGGCGTCAATTTCTCTGCCGTTCATGGCCACTTCGAAAATGCCTATGCCGAGCGCATGCCCGTCGGCGAAGGCACGCAGTTTTATGCCGCCGGCGTGTCGCTCGTCCTGCACCCGCTCAGCCCGATGGTGCCGACGGTTCACGCCAACTTCCGCTACCTTCAAAGAGGCACGGGTGGCTGGTTTGGCGGCGGCGCCGATTTGACGCCCTACTACCCTTACCGCGAAGACGCGGTACATTTTCACCGCACTTTGAAGCAAGCCTGCGACGCTGCCGACCCGGCCTTTTATCCCAAGTTCAAAAAGTGGTGCGACGAATATTTTTTTATCAAGCACCGCAACGAGGCGCGCGGCGTCGGCGGCCTCTTCTTCGATTACCTGACCGGCGCGGGCGAAGGGCCGCTGCTCGGCCCGGAGGACCCCGCCCCGCGCGAGCGTCACGACATCGAATTCATCTTCAATTTCGTGCAGGGAGTCGGTCGCGCCTTCCTGCCGGCGTACGTGCCCATCGCCGAGCGCCGACGTAATGAATCTTACACTGAACGCGAGCGCGAGTTTCAACTGATCCGCCGCGGGCGCTATGTCGAATTCAATCTAGTGTATGATCGCGGCACGCATTTCGGGCTGGAAACGCGCGGCCGCGCCGAATCGATCCTGATGTCGTTGCCGCCGCTGGTGCGCTGGGTCTACGATTATCAGCCCGAGCCGGGCAGCCGCGAAGCCGACGCCTGGGATTATTTCCGCGCCCGCGATTGGCTGGAGGAAGAGTGA
- a CDS encoding TonB-dependent receptor codes for MTPKSFKISKGRVRSIASVLMLLALLFGPGSAFSALAMQETTGKIEGEVKDPNGAVVPGAKVTIVNKATTGGARPDASQAFNRTVTADSNGFYRVNDVPPGVYTVSVAAGGGFGGATADDIQVVLGKTSPVNITLAVAGSTTTVEVSASEVTIDPTDNKIQTNITAQVAELLPKGTNFASLLKVAPSTRPEAINGGYQVDGASGSENTFIVDGQEVTHFRTGVLRANDNLPFSIVQETQVKSSGFEAEYGGATGGVINVVTKGGTNDFHGEFGSSFAPSGLQSKPTPFLRNFRTGSATATPSTFIDLPEYIQPRKDKGTLYFPQASLGGPIIKDHLWFFASYSPQIENYHRTLDYISSDPRSRVVSESLTYNLKRIRDYTDARLDAQPMDKIHLTGRFIWAPIHDEGALPGFGETTATPQQATFGSTTLRGPEFLDQQGGRQNSNNVTGSAVWTPTSKLVVSLRGGRTFLNEKLGAYGLPRQLRVLCSSASSASAAALAGCVPGQQNFASNFQIDYDVSTRKTVDADASYLVSNLLGRHQFKGGYQYNGLSNTTSQGYADTGQLTLIYGTQTIANQTGQAPAPGAIGVGVLQRFGTIGAASSANQGVYIQDSWQPTSRLSLNLGVRIEREDVPTFSEGNPGIKFGWGSKPAPRIGGAFDVFGNGKTKLFASYGWFYDRFKYELPRGSFGGDFYRRDYFDLFSGVNYNSYTVSQIIGSFTDPVGGAGCESDNPAVRTAPGALSRCQFDFRIPSNLIGGDAFTTGAVDPNLKAARQHEFTIGGEHELTRTFLVRARFTRKVLDRAIEDVGLPTALGSEAYIIGNPGMGLVAQLGSQTGLPTPKATRRYNAFEVQLDKRFADHYFFNANYTYSRLWGNYSGLASSLEFGRVSPNVSRLFDLPFQPFNLNGQSIEGPLPTDRPHVFKFYGAYEARFGGKSTTEFSTFTTAASGTPVTSVITLFNLNPTVVNGFGDLGRTEMFTQTDFAIRHKMRLGSSERMMLVAEVDILNLFNEDRVLTYQTTISPSNITDASLRAVGCTACTNEFTTIQQIFNGGIRDFALNFINAPTRPDRRQSTFDKANGFQDPRSVRFGFRLIF; via the coding sequence ATGACCCCAAAGTCATTTAAAATCAGCAAAGGCCGTGTTCGCAGCATTGCGAGCGTCCTGATGCTGTTGGCCTTGTTGTTTGGCCCCGGCTCGGCATTTTCCGCGCTGGCCATGCAAGAGACCACCGGTAAGATTGAAGGCGAGGTCAAAGACCCGAACGGGGCAGTCGTCCCGGGCGCGAAGGTGACCATCGTCAATAAAGCCACCACGGGCGGCGCTCGTCCTGACGCCTCGCAGGCTTTTAACCGCACCGTTACCGCAGACTCCAACGGCTTCTATCGTGTCAACGATGTGCCGCCGGGCGTCTACACGGTTTCGGTCGCCGCGGGCGGCGGCTTCGGCGGCGCGACCGCCGACGACATCCAGGTGGTGCTCGGCAAGACGTCGCCGGTCAACATTACTTTGGCCGTCGCCGGCTCGACCACGACCGTCGAAGTGTCGGCCAGCGAAGTGACGATTGACCCGACCGACAACAAGATTCAGACCAACATCACCGCGCAGGTCGCCGAGCTGCTGCCCAAGGGCACCAACTTCGCCAGCCTGTTGAAGGTGGCGCCTTCGACTCGCCCCGAGGCGATCAACGGCGGCTACCAGGTTGATGGCGCGTCGGGCTCGGAGAACACCTTCATCGTTGACGGCCAGGAAGTCACGCACTTCCGCACTGGCGTATTGCGCGCCAACGACAACCTGCCGTTCAGCATCGTCCAGGAGACGCAGGTGAAGAGCTCTGGTTTCGAAGCCGAATACGGCGGCGCGACCGGCGGCGTCATCAACGTCGTCACCAAGGGCGGCACCAACGACTTCCACGGTGAATTCGGCTCGTCGTTCGCGCCGAGCGGCTTGCAGTCGAAGCCGACCCCCTTCCTGCGCAACTTCCGCACAGGCAGCGCGACGGCCACGCCCTCGACCTTCATCGATCTTCCGGAATACATCCAGCCGCGCAAAGACAAAGGCACGCTGTACTTCCCGCAGGCGAGCCTGGGCGGCCCAATCATCAAAGACCACCTGTGGTTCTTTGCCAGCTATTCGCCGCAGATCGAGAACTATCATCGCACGCTCGACTACATCTCGTCGGACCCGCGCTCGCGCGTGGTCTCTGAGAGCCTGACCTACAACCTCAAGCGCATCCGCGATTACACCGACGCGCGCCTCGACGCCCAGCCGATGGATAAGATCCACCTGACCGGTCGTTTCATCTGGGCGCCGATTCATGACGAAGGCGCGCTGCCGGGCTTCGGCGAAACCACGGCGACGCCGCAACAGGCGACTTTCGGCAGCACGACGCTGCGTGGGCCGGAATTCCTGGATCAGCAGGGCGGTCGTCAGAACTCGAACAACGTCACCGGCTCTGCCGTCTGGACGCCGACCAGCAAGCTGGTCGTCAGCCTGCGCGGTGGCCGCACCTTCCTGAACGAGAAGCTCGGCGCCTACGGTCTGCCGCGCCAGTTGCGCGTCCTGTGCAGCTCGGCCAGCAGCGCCTCTGCCGCTGCCCTGGCCGGCTGCGTTCCCGGACAGCAGAACTTCGCGTCCAACTTCCAGATTGACTACGACGTGTCGACCCGCAAGACGGTTGATGCTGACGCTAGCTACCTGGTGAGCAACCTGCTCGGTCGCCACCAGTTCAAGGGCGGTTACCAGTACAATGGCCTGTCGAACACGACCAGCCAGGGCTATGCCGACACTGGCCAATTGACGCTCATCTACGGCACCCAGACCATCGCCAACCAGACCGGCCAGGCGCCGGCTCCGGGAGCGATTGGCGTCGGCGTGTTGCAGCGCTTCGGCACCATCGGTGCCGCGAGCAGCGCTAACCAGGGCGTTTACATCCAGGATAGCTGGCAGCCGACTTCGCGTCTGTCGCTCAACCTGGGCGTTCGTATCGAACGTGAAGATGTCCCGACCTTCAGCGAAGGCAATCCGGGCATCAAGTTCGGCTGGGGCTCGAAACCGGCACCGCGCATTGGTGGCGCGTTCGACGTCTTCGGCAATGGCAAGACGAAGCTGTTTGCCAGCTACGGCTGGTTCTATGATCGCTTCAAGTATGAGTTGCCGCGCGGCTCGTTCGGCGGCGACTTCTACCGTCGCGATTACTTCGACCTCTTCTCGGGTGTCAACTACAACTCGTACACCGTGTCGCAGATCATCGGCAGCTTCACCGATCCGGTGGGCGGCGCTGGCTGCGAGAGCGACAACCCGGCGGTTCGCACCGCTCCGGGCGCGCTTTCACGCTGCCAGTTTGACTTCCGCATCCCGTCGAACCTGATTGGTGGCGACGCCTTCACGACCGGCGCGGTTGATCCGAACCTCAAGGCGGCGCGCCAGCACGAGTTCACTATCGGCGGTGAGCACGAGCTGACCCGCACCTTCCTGGTGCGCGCCCGCTTTACCCGCAAGGTGTTGGATCGCGCCATCGAAGACGTCGGCCTGCCGACGGCGCTGGGCAGCGAAGCCTACATCATTGGCAACCCCGGCATGGGCCTGGTCGCCCAACTGGGCAGCCAGACCGGCCTGCCGACCCCGAAGGCGACTCGCCGTTACAACGCCTTCGAAGTCCAGCTCGACAAGCGCTTCGCCGATCACTACTTCTTCAACGCGAACTACACCTATAGCCGGCTGTGGGGCAACTACTCCGGTCTGGCGAGCTCGCTTGAATTTGGTCGCGTCAGCCCGAACGTCAGCCGCCTGTTCGACCTGCCGTTCCAGCCGTTCAACCTGAACGGTCAGTCAATCGAAGGGCCGCTGCCGACCGACCGTCCGCACGTCTTCAAGTTCTACGGAGCCTACGAGGCGCGCTTCGGTGGCAAGAGCACGACCGAATTCTCGACCTTCACGACGGCGGCGTCGGGCACCCCGGTGACCAGCGTCATCACCCTCTTCAACCTCAACCCGACGGTTGTGAATGGCTTTGGCGATCTGGGCCGCACAGAGATGTTCACCCAGACCGACTTCGCCATCCGTCACAAGATGCGTCTGGGCAGCAGCGAGCGCATGATGCTGGTTGCTGAAGTTGACATCCTCAACCTGTTCAACGAAGACAGGGTGTTGACCTATCAGACGACGATCAGCCCGAGCAACATCACGGATGCGAGCTTGCGCGCTGTCGGCTGCACAGCTTGCACCAATGAATTCACCACGATTCAGCAGATCTTCAACGGCGGCATTCGCGATTTCGCGCTGAATTTCATCAACGCGCCGACCCGCCCGGATCGTCGCCAGAGCACCTTTGACAAGGCCAACGGCTTCCAGGACCCGCGCAGCGTGCGGTTCGGTTTCCGCTTGATCTTCTAG
- a CDS encoding nuclear transport factor 2 family protein — MSSDDKMLVEQANAAFYRALESGVLERMEEVWAHEDWVRCVHPGWEMIVGWPRVRESWEMIFEGGQSMRASPSDVWVQVMGDVAWVSCLENITVFNESSFDSAQAAATNLFVRRQERWLMVHHHASPIPMIVPDTASDVIQ; from the coding sequence ATGAGCAGCGACGACAAAATGCTGGTCGAGCAAGCCAACGCGGCATTTTATCGCGCCCTGGAATCCGGCGTCCTTGAACGCATGGAAGAGGTCTGGGCGCACGAGGACTGGGTGCGTTGCGTGCATCCGGGCTGGGAGATGATCGTCGGCTGGCCGCGCGTGCGCGAGAGCTGGGAGATGATCTTCGAGGGCGGCCAGAGCATGCGCGCCTCGCCATCGGATGTCTGGGTGCAGGTGATGGGCGACGTCGCCTGGGTGAGCTGTCTGGAGAACATCACGGTATTCAATGAATCGAGCTTCGATTCGGCGCAGGCGGCGGCGACCAACCTCTTTGTGCGCCGCCAGGAGCGCTGGCTGATGGTGCATCACCACGCCTCGCCGATCCCCATGATCGTCCCTGATACCGCCTCCGATGTCATCCAGTAG
- a CDS encoding VWA domain-containing protein, protein MPDLVLPTTINHRVIQWLLRIANRRHTRRRPIAQLWLAAFLPFAFCLLPFAFASSAQSGRQPQSPPQQTHQPPPPPPKPKAAVAPDSRPRRATDEPQQDETPLKLSASLVTVITSVTDAAGNQVNNLSQSDFQIFEDNQPQEIAGIYREGQLPLRLIFLFDTSSSIRHRFDFEQRAAAQFFRQVLRPGDQAAIMSVSTDPRLELSFTSDIDRLVATLAGLKAEGATALYNALIEAAHYIRPAEGRHVLVVLSDGTDTASASTLAQALTEVQKADAIVYGVHSTGIAPSANVQDLAGEFALKAMCEDTGGKAFFPPIYEEQKKEVRDLDEIYRRVAAEVRAQYVLTYYSNSAARPNTFRTVRVEARRPGLLVRARRGYYTSK, encoded by the coding sequence ATGCCCGATCTCGTTTTGCCGACGACGATCAATCATCGCGTGATTCAATGGCTGCTGCGCATCGCCAACCGGCGGCACACCAGGAGACGCCCGATAGCGCAGCTCTGGCTCGCGGCATTTTTGCCTTTTGCCTTTTGCCTTTTGCCTTTCGCCTTCGCAAGCAGTGCGCAGTCCGGGCGGCAGCCGCAGTCGCCGCCGCAGCAAACCCATCAGCCCCCGCCGCCGCCGCCGAAGCCAAAAGCCGCCGTAGCCCCCGATAGCCGCCCGCGCCGCGCCACTGATGAGCCGCAGCAAGACGAAACGCCATTGAAGCTGAGCGCCAGTTTGGTGACCGTCATTACATCGGTGACCGATGCGGCGGGCAATCAGGTGAACAACCTGTCGCAAAGTGATTTTCAGATTTTCGAGGATAATCAGCCGCAGGAGATCGCCGGCATTTATCGCGAAGGCCAGTTGCCGCTGCGGCTCATTTTCCTGTTCGACACTTCAAGCTCGATCCGCCATCGCTTCGATTTCGAGCAGCGCGCCGCCGCGCAGTTCTTCCGCCAGGTGCTAAGGCCCGGCGACCAGGCGGCGATTATGAGCGTCTCGACCGACCCGCGGCTTGAGCTGTCGTTCACTTCAGACATTGATCGGCTAGTGGCGACGCTCGCCGGCCTGAAGGCCGAAGGCGCGACGGCGCTTTACAACGCGCTCATCGAGGCGGCGCATTACATACGCCCCGCCGAAGGCCGTCACGTGCTCGTCGTCTTGTCAGACGGCACTGACACGGCTTCGGCCTCGACGCTGGCACAGGCACTGACCGAAGTGCAGAAAGCCGACGCCATCGTCTATGGCGTCCATTCAACGGGCATCGCGCCTTCGGCGAATGTGCAAGACCTGGCCGGCGAGTTTGCCCTGAAGGCGATGTGCGAAGACACCGGTGGCAAGGCTTTCTTCCCGCCCATCTATGAAGAGCAGAAGAAAGAAGTCCGCGACCTCGACGAGATTTACCGCCGCGTCGCCGCCGAAGTGCGCGCCCAGTACGTGCTGACTTACTACTCGAACAGCGCGGCGCGCCCGAACACATTCCGCACGGTTCGCGTCGAAGCGCGGCGGCCCGGCCTGTTAGTGCGCGCCCGCCGCGGCTACTACACATCAAAATGA
- a CDS encoding dipeptidase — protein sequence MLAPFASKATALLCFVALLAAPVASHSGNHPLESKSQKAAAASQAVKPDDAALRARAAKLHRDAIVIDTHNDITSPMVDENFDLGMNGINADGTMKTHTDIRRMKEGGLDAEFFAIYVGKEFVGKKAAEGGGPARRALDMIADVREQVRRHPETFEMASTAADIRRLARQGKIAALMGIEGGHAIEDSLRTLRSFYTLGIRYMTLTHTNTNDWADSSGDINDATVHHHNGLTAFGREVVREMNRIGMMVDISHVADKTFYDAIETSRAPIIASHSSARALANHPRNMDDDMLRAIGKNGGVVMVNFYDGFLDPRKIEFNKTANAKAEEFRKQYLDDPKRAEEEFKKWSAANAPARTPLSVLIDHVDHIAKVAGIDHVGIGSDFDGIPLTGAPAGMEDISKLPNLTIELMKRGYSDADIKKVLGENFLRVMAAVERVAAEMQAKEPNAVTPKFQP from the coding sequence ATGCTTGCACCTTTCGCCTCGAAGGCTACGGCCCTGCTTTGCTTTGTCGCGCTGCTGGCGGCGCCTGTCGCGTCGCATAGCGGCAATCACCCACTAGAATCTAAATCACAAAAAGCCGCGGCGGCCTCGCAGGCCGTCAAACCCGATGACGCCGCGTTGCGGGCGCGCGCCGCCAAACTGCATCGCGACGCCATCGTCATCGATACGCATAACGACATCACCTCGCCGATGGTGGACGAGAATTTCGACCTCGGCATGAATGGGATCAATGCCGACGGCACGATGAAGACCCACACAGACATTCGCCGCATGAAAGAAGGCGGCCTTGACGCCGAGTTCTTCGCCATCTATGTCGGCAAAGAGTTCGTGGGCAAAAAAGCGGCTGAAGGCGGCGGCCCGGCGCGCCGCGCTCTGGACATGATCGCCGACGTGCGCGAACAGGTGCGCCGCCACCCCGAAACGTTCGAGATGGCCTCGACCGCCGCCGACATCCGCCGCCTCGCTCGGCAAGGAAAGATCGCCGCGCTGATGGGCATCGAAGGCGGCCACGCCATCGAAGACAGCTTGCGCACGCTGCGCTCGTTTTATACGCTCGGCATCCGCTACATGACGTTGACGCATACCAACACGAATGATTGGGCCGACTCTTCAGGCGACATCAATGATGCGACCGTCCATCATCATAACGGCCTGACGGCGTTCGGGCGCGAGGTCGTCCGTGAAATGAACCGCATCGGCATGATGGTGGACATCTCGCACGTCGCCGACAAGACGTTTTATGATGCGATTGAAACATCGCGCGCGCCGATCATCGCTTCGCATTCGTCGGCGCGGGCGCTCGCCAATCACCCGCGCAACATGGATGACGATATGCTGCGCGCCATCGGCAAGAATGGCGGCGTCGTGATGGTCAACTTTTATGATGGTTTCCTCGACCCGCGCAAAATCGAGTTCAACAAGACGGCCAATGCCAAGGCCGAAGAATTCCGCAAGCAGTATCTCGACGATCCGAAGCGCGCCGAAGAAGAGTTTAAGAAATGGTCAGCGGCCAACGCGCCGGCGCGCACGCCGCTCTCCGTGTTGATCGATCACGTTGACCACATCGCCAAAGTCGCCGGCATCGATCACGTCGGCATCGGCTCGGACTTCGATGGCATTCCGCTTACGGGCGCGCCCGCCGGCATGGAAGACATCTCGAAACTGCCGAACCTCACCATCGAGTTGATGAAGCGCGGCTATTCCGACGCCGACATCAAGAAAGTGCTGGGCGAGAATTTCCTGCGCGTCATGGCCGCCGTCGAACGCGTCGCCGCCGAGATGCAGGCCAAAGAGCCGAATGCCGTGACGCCGAAGTTTCAGCCATAA
- a CDS encoding alpha/beta hydrolase produces MQNGTSLEKHDNEKLIEIPAGTAKLEAILVLPETARGVILFAHGSTSGRLSPRNLYLARSLHERGFGTLLMDLLMIDEAEDPQKHFDTDLLAERVLLATDWIEENSGLANLRVGYFGADTGAAAVLVAAARAGIQDGIPITGEPGPCAVVCRSGRTDLAGPYLPYVKAPTLLIVGSDDEEARTVNTRAYEGLRCQKELTVIGGASHQFEEAGALDQAAQLAGAWFSRYLDRGKNC; encoded by the coding sequence ATGCAAAACGGTACATCATTGGAAAAGCACGATAACGAAAAGCTGATTGAAATTCCCGCGGGCACGGCAAAGCTCGAAGCCATTCTCGTGCTGCCGGAAACCGCCAGAGGCGTCATTCTGTTTGCCCACGGCAGCACCAGTGGGCGGCTCAGCCCGCGCAATCTTTATCTGGCGCGGTCGCTGCACGAGCGCGGCTTCGGCACGTTGCTGATGGACTTGCTGATGATTGATGAGGCCGAAGACCCGCAGAAACACTTCGACACAGACTTGCTGGCCGAGCGCGTGTTGCTGGCGACCGATTGGATTGAAGAGAACTCCGGGCTAGCGAATTTGCGCGTCGGGTATTTCGGCGCGGACACGGGCGCCGCAGCGGTGCTGGTCGCAGCCGCGCGCGCCGGCATTCAAGATGGCATTCCGATCACTGGCGAGCCCGGCCCTTGCGCGGTTGTCTGTCGCTCTGGCCGCACAGACCTGGCCGGCCCTTACCTGCCTTATGTCAAAGCGCCAACTTTGCTGATCGTCGGCAGCGATGACGAAGAAGCGCGCACGGTTAATACCAGGGCTTACGAAGGATTGCGCTGCCAGAAAGAGTTGACGGTCATCGGCGGCGCTTCGCATCAGTTCGAAGAAGCGGGCGCGCTCGACCAGGCCGCGCAACTCGCCGGCGCCTGGTTCAGTCGCTACCTTGATCGTGGGAAGAACTGCTAG
- a CDS encoding glycoside hydrolase family 172 protein: MKARLVLLLCLFCCSTRNTLAQVSPYDGLDNNLNNLYRVSDAKTRSISPENLTGEKGKGGMAVTGNAADAARDLGQGWKINPFVIIEAGKTFTLGEIDGQGAIQHIWMTPTGNWRFSILRIYWDGETEPSVEVPVGDFFAMGWGRYAPINSLPVCVNPGSAFNSYWPMPFRKRAKVTIENLDAKAVRFYYQIDYTLTRVPADAAYFHAQFRRTNPLPYKQVYTIVDGIKGKGQYVGTYMAWGVRNNGWWGEGEIKFYLDGDQEFPTINGTGTEDYFCGSYNFENQEKHQYQEFTTAYSGLIQVLKPDGLYQTQQRFGLYRWHVADPVRFDSDLRVTIQALGWRSGGRYLPLMDDIASVAYWYQMEPHTRFPRLPAKDLLEVN; the protein is encoded by the coding sequence ATGAAAGCCAGGCTCGTTCTCTTACTCTGTCTCTTCTGCTGCTCGACTCGCAACACCCTGGCCCAGGTCAGTCCGTACGATGGGCTGGACAACAACCTCAACAACCTCTACCGCGTGTCGGATGCCAAGACGCGCTCGATCAGTCCCGAAAACCTGACCGGCGAAAAGGGCAAAGGCGGCATGGCTGTGACCGGCAACGCCGCCGACGCGGCGCGCGATCTCGGCCAGGGATGGAAGATCAATCCGTTCGTCATCATCGAAGCCGGCAAGACATTCACGCTCGGCGAAATTGATGGCCAGGGCGCGATCCAGCATATCTGGATGACGCCGACCGGCAACTGGCGCTTCTCGATCCTGCGCATATACTGGGACGGCGAAACCGAGCCCTCGGTCGAAGTGCCGGTGGGCGATTTCTTCGCCATGGGCTGGGGCCGCTATGCGCCCATCAACTCGCTGCCGGTCTGCGTCAATCCCGGCAGCGCGTTCAATTCTTACTGGCCCATGCCGTTTCGCAAGCGCGCCAAGGTCACCATCGAGAACCTCGATGCGAAGGCGGTGCGTTTCTACTATCAGATCGATTACACCTTGACGCGAGTGCCGGCGGACGCCGCTTACTTCCACGCGCAATTCCGCCGCACAAACCCGCTGCCTTACAAGCAGGTCTATACCATCGTTGACGGCATCAAAGGCAAAGGGCAATACGTCGGCACCTACATGGCATGGGGCGTGCGCAACAACGGCTGGTGGGGCGAAGGCGAGATCAAATTCTATCTGGACGGCGACCAGGAATTCCCGACGATCAACGGCACCGGCACGGAAGATTACTTCTGCGGCTCATACAATTTCGAGAATCAAGAGAAGCACCAGTACCAGGAGTTCACGACCGCCTATTCGGGTTTGATTCAAGTGCTGAAGCCGGACGGCCTCTACCAGACGCAGCAGCGCTTTGGGCTTTATCGCTGGCACGTCGCCGACCCTGTGCGCTTTGACAGCGATCTCAGAGTGACGATTCAGGCGCTCGGCTGGCGCAGCGGCGGGCGCTACCTGCCGCTGATGGATGACATCGCCTCGGTCGCTTACTGGTATCAGATGGAGCCGCACACGCGCTTCCCGCGGCTGCCAGCTAAAGACCTGTTGGAAGTGAACTGA